A window of Chaetodon auriga isolate fChaAug3 chromosome 2, fChaAug3.hap1, whole genome shotgun sequence contains these coding sequences:
- the setd5 gene encoding histone-lysine N-methyltransferase SETD5 isoform X5, whose protein sequence is MSIVIALGVTTPETSYSDMAAGSDPESVEASPAVNEKNYNNHSCGSAQSHGYRGLPYADHNYGAPPPPTPPASPLSQTIIPRMDLNGVVRSSRYHETTEDNSADSDSSSEEDGAVASWCHCSLTPDGLLIKCDSCRGLDRRKGAEGQHRKTENVSAGESSATESGDEEVSPSTISYTATQHTPTSIKLTVNRVKRSKSKKRKKSTEKARGTPKGKKVKAFREGSRKSMRMKNSITEANVLDENTAEGWESRIRQWTDQYEEALANQYSADVQTLLQLHRTASTTVSKAESGTATPPSTTQIHASVDAMDTINRTELSCNNTVLGSQMQLQLGRVTRVQKHRKILRAAKNLEPDTLIIEYRGKVMLKQQFEVNGHFFKKPYPFVLFYSKFNDVEMCVDARTFGNDARFIRRSCTPNAEVRHMIAEGMIHLCIYAIGQITKDAEVTIGFDYEFNSCNYKVDCACHKGNQNCPVQKHNLSPRESLLSPPSLPPPSPPVGAETRRRKARRRELEGCLAGDSNQTLDQHQEAKELQGTSDTEERLLDDVKVEEGEDGEVDENGVTISSKRTCNSLERRRRRVGGTEIKEEGVETEDGAGTPAGNTPIPHNTGVGVSTRRTTYVMEAPSIEEKTSLPNLPAPIAPPKPARPTKPRPKSRISRYRSSSSQRARRQRQTLAQQAAAAMAGTPSSADQGAALDEEGSQGPYGAEHGHGESSLGGHLLDGDGQGLNCINRGNLRYPKTKKYLVTEWLNDKVPGGEKVHQEVPVERPLRITTDPTVLATTLNMLPGLSHSSLICTTPRHYVRFGSPFNPERRRPRPLQMDGTYGCYKKRWIKQLEDESCSASVEDGTESTSSQQSTSSRSTPNPLSSELNAPFKKRRFKYMAETTPAPSDHLLRPLSPITPPLPEDSLHPLLHNPCGSLLPNGLVYSPMPSLPASRCNTPLQFENISSPEASPVHRPESISPEPCLQTDFDIPRPQFPDLSLPSSLESPAAVTSDDFSLPGGLSGHDSQGPSSLGTSSLNPVSCPPSDLTPQNREQAFRTEFNLIYTCSPLNANLGNPVATDRRLSQSEGGFSPAESFHSSISGQGLLGDVGLGSMSPYSEPHYGGGYPDSGTPPHTNNPPQKKKVSLLEYRKRKQGSGRDSEPVGSSSSLGSTPTRPGSHYIQDSHHPHSHQQMQPPASPHSSFSSSAHMSIPQIEEVSPPDHQGSSVQCRRQDNNNQWMVPTTVERLREGQGVLERVLRSIKMERSYKRSDGSAEKESDTDRYEVQAASMASPMKSPHRYSPSVYSHQSSESHRQTDSPSFLQQTSNSPFRGSYSPSSGQSLYPRLTSSHPGLSQDHPPSSYPSHNPTPTSSSDSRLPAGPLHQQSGSSNVDGGHSYSNSHLKASLLNSSSLVGTPTPGPRAHGQTKMDSGAQAPRGSQQQASRSLKTGSPGQTALQAGSRLLSASGPTHYPQRGTSLSQFQHSPLQGPGVRTQSGSF, encoded by the exons ATGAGCATAGTAATCGCGCTGGGAGTCACCACACCTGAAACCTCTTACTCAGATATGGCTGCTGGATCAGA CCCTGAGTCAGTTGAAGCAAGTCCTGCCGTGAATGAGAAAAActacaacaaccacagctgtggGAGTGCACAGAGTCATGGGTATCGGGGACTACCATATGCT GATCACAACTATGGCGcgccccctccccccaccccacccgccTCCCCGCTCTCCCAAACCATCATTCCCCGCATGGATCTCAACGGCGTGGTACGCAGCTCCCGCTATCACGAAACTACTGAGGACAACTCTGCTGACAGCGACAGCTCCTCAGAGGAGGACGGGGCTGTGGCCAGCTGGTGTCACTGCAGCCTGACGCCCGATGGCCTGCTCATCAAATGTgacagctgcag GGGACTTGACAGGAGGAAAGGAGCGGAAGGCCAacatagaaaaacagaaaatgtctcaG ctGGAGAGAGCAGTGCCACTGAGAGTGGTGATGAAGAGGTGTCACCCTCCACTATCTCCTACACCGCCACCCAGCATACACCAACTAGCATCAAACTTACCGTCAACCGGGTCAAAAGGAGTAAATCGAAAAAGCGGAAGAAGAGTACAGAAAAGGCTCGTGGAACGCCAAAGGGCAAGAAGGTCAAG gcTTTCAGAGAGGGTTCTCGGAAGTCCATGAGGATGAAA AACTCAATCACTGAGGCTAATGTGCTGGATGAGAACACAGCAGAGGGATGGGAGAGCAGGATCCGCCAGTGGACGGACCAGTATGAGGAGGCTTTGGCCAACCAGTACAGCGCTGATGTCCAGACACTTCTCCAGCTTCACCGCACTGCCAGCACCACCGTCTCAAAGGCCGAGAGCGGCACCGCAACTCCTCCTTCCACCACACAGATCCACGCCTCAGTTGACGCCATGGACACCATAAACCGTACTGAGCTCTCCTGCAACAACACGGTGCTGGGCTCACAGATGCAG CTCCAGCTGGGGCGGGTAACACGGGTTCAGAAACACAGGAAGATCCTCCGAGCAGCCAAGAACCTGGAACCTGACACACTCATCATTGAATACCGGGGAAAGGTCATGCTCAAACAACAATTTGAAGTCAACGGGCACTTCTTCAAAAA GCCCTACCCATTTGTGTTGTTCTACTCAAAGTTTAATGATGTAGAGATGTGTGTTGATGCAAGGACCTTTGGAAATGATGCGCGTTTCATCAGGAGGTCATGTACACCCAATGCCGAG GTCCGTCATATGATTGCTGAGGGTATGATCCATCTGTGCATCTATGCCATTGGTCAAATCACAAAGGACGCTGAGGTCACCATTGGATTTGACTACGAGTTCAATAGCTG TAATTACAAAGTGGACTGTGCCTGCCATAAGGGCAACCAGAACTGCCCGGTGCAGAAGCACAACCTGAGCCCAAGGGAGAGCTTGCTGAGTCCCCCCTCCCTaccacctccctctcctccggTTGGTGCTGAGACCCGACGAAGAAAAGCCCGGAGAAGAGAGCTGGAGGGATGCCTTGCGGGTGACAGCAACCAGACCTTGGATCAGCACCAGGAGGCCAAAGAACTGCAGGGGACGAGtgacacagag GAGAGACTGCTGGATGATGTAAAggtggaagagggagaggatggagaggtggATGAAAACGGGGTCACCATCTCCAGTAAAAGA ACATGTAACAGCCTGGaaaggagacggaggagagtTGGAGGCACAGAGATAAAAGAGGAGGGTGTGGAAACTGAGGATGGGGCAGGAACCCCCGCAGGGAACACCCCTATACCCCACAACACTGGAGTCGGGGTCAGCACACGACGCACCACCTATGTTATG GAAGCACCATCTATTGAAGAAAAGACCTCATTACCCAACCTGCCTGCCCCAATTGCTCCCCCTAAACCTGCACGACCTACCAAGCCTCGGCCCAAAAGTCGGATTTCTCGCTACCGGTCAAGCTCATCCCAGCGTGCCCGGCGGCAGCGTCAAACCCTCGCCCAGCAGGCAGCCGCAGCAATGGCAGGAACGCCATCATCAGCTGATCAGGGTGCTGCGCTAGACGAGGAGGGATCTCAGGGCCCATATGGTGCTGAACATGGCCACGGAGAGAGCAGTCTGGGCGGTCATCTCCTAGATGGAGATGGGCAGGGTCTAAACTGCATCAATAGAGGCAATTTGCGCTACCCCAAGACCAAGAAG TACCTGGTGACAGAGTGGTTGAATGACAAGGTCCCTGGAGGGGAGAAGGTCCACCAAGAGGTGCCTGTTGAGCGCCCACTGCGGATAACCACTGACCCCACGGTGCTGGCCACCACCCTCAACATGCTGCCAGGCCTCTCTCATTCATCGCTCATCTGCACCACACCCAGACACTACGTCCGCTTCGGCTCCCCCTTCAACCCCGAGCGACGCCGGCCCCGCCCACTCCAAATGGATGGCACTTATGGCTGCTACAAGAAG AGATGGATAAAGCAGCTGGAGGATGAGAGCTGTTCTGCCAGTGTGGAGGACGGCACAGAGTCCACCTCCTCCCAACAAAGTACCAGTAGTAGATCCACTCCCAACCCCCTGTCCAGCG AACTCAACGCACCATTTAAAAAGCGCCGCTTCAAGTATATGGCAGAGACAACACCAGCACCCTCAGACCATCTGCTTCGCCCGCTGTCACCCATCACACCGCCGCTCCCAGAGGACTCCCTCCACCCGCTGCTTCACAACCCCTGTGGCTCCTTACTACCCAACGGCCTGGTCTACTCACCCATGCCCTCGCTGCCCGCCAGTCGCTGCAACACACCGCTGCAATTTGAA AACATATCGTCCCCTGAGGCATCTCCTGTTCACCGGCCAGAGTCCATCTCTCCTGAG ccaTGTCTTCAGACAGACTTTGACATCCCTCGGCCTCAGTTCCCGGACCTGTCACTGCCCTCCAGCTTGGAGAGCCCTGCGGCTGTGACCTCAGATGACTTTTCCCTTCCTGGAGGCCTCTCAGGCCATGATTCACAGGGCCCATCGTCTCTAGGCACCAGTTCCCTAAACCCAGTGTCCTGTCCTCCCTCAGACCTAACCCCCCAAAACAGGGAGCAGGCCTTCAGGACAGAGTTCAACCTCATATACACCTGCTCCCCCCTCAATGCAAACCTGGGAAACCCTGTGGCCACCGACCGCCGACTCTCCCAGTCAGAAGGTGGCTTCTCCCCAGCAGAGTCCTTTCACAGCTCCATAAGTGGCCAAGGACTGCTGGGAGATGTGGGCCTCGGCTCCATGTCACCATACAGCGAGCCTCATTATGGAGGAGGCTATCCAGACAGTGGCACACCTCCTCACACCAACAACCCACCACAAAAGAAGAAG GTGTCTTTGCTGGAGTACCGTAAGAGGAAGCAGGGCAGCGGTCGCGACTCAGAGCCAGTGGGGAGCAGCTCATCTCTGGGCAGCACGCCCACCCGGCCTGGCTCCCACTACATCCAGGACTCCCATCATCCCCATTCCCATCAGCAGATGCAGCCCCCTGCCTCCCCACAcagctccttctcttcctcagcACACATGTCCATCCCACAGATAGAGGAGGTCAGTCCTCCAGACCACCAGGGCTCGTCGGTGCAGTGCAGACGCCAGGACAACAACAACCAGTG GATGGTGCCCACTACTGTTGAACGTCTAAGGGAAGGTCAGGGGGTTCTGGAGCGAGTGCTCAGAAGCATCAAGATGGAGCGGAGTTACAAGAGGAGCGATGGCTCGGCAGAGAAGGAATCTG ataCAGATCGATATGAGGTGCAGGCAGCGTCCATGGCTTCTCCCATGAAGAGTCCACACAGATACAGTCCCTCTGTGTACTCACACCAG tcatcaGAAAGCCACCGGCAGACGGACAGCCCTTCGTTCCTCCAGCAAACCTCCAACTCTCCATTCCGGGGTTCCTATAGTCCCTCATCAGGCCAGAGCCTCTACCCACGCCTCACCTCCTCTCACCCGGGACTGTCCCAGGaccatcctccatcctcctaTCCCAGTCACAACCccaccccaacctcctcctCAGACTCCAGGCTGCCAGCGGGCCCTCTACACCAGCAGAGTGGCAGCAGTAATGTGGACGGAGGCCACAGCTACAGCAACAGCCACTTAAAAGCGAGCCTtttgaacagcagcagcctggtgGGGACTCCCACCCCAGGACCCAGGGCCCATGGGCAGACTAAAATGGACTCGGGTGCCCAGGCCCCCAGAGGGAGTCAGCAGCAGGCATCTCGAAGCCTGAAGACAGGCAGTCCGGGCCAGACAGCGCTGCAGGCCGGCTCCAGGCTGCTGTCGGCCTCCGGACCGACACACTACCCACAGCGAGGGACAAGCCTCAGTCAGTTCCAGCACTCCCCTCTCCAGGGACCTGGAGTAAGGACACAGTCAGGAAGCTTTTAG